One genomic region from Sphingobacterium sp. UGAL515B_05 encodes:
- the hpf gene encoding ribosome hibernation-promoting factor, HPF/YfiA family, with amino-acid sequence MNITVQSIRFTADQKLIEFIKKKTGKLEQFLDSIIGGECYLRLENVDDEANKISEIKLNIPGSQLFAKGQAKSFEEATDIAVESLRRQINKHKTKTKNTVINGRNEVLTLEEEEEEEYD; translated from the coding sequence ATGAACATTACTGTGCAATCCATTCGATTTACTGCTGATCAAAAGCTAATCGAGTTTATTAAAAAGAAAACAGGAAAATTGGAGCAGTTTTTGGATTCCATTATTGGTGGCGAATGCTACCTGCGATTGGAAAATGTCGATGATGAGGCAAATAAAATTTCAGAAATTAAATTAAATATCCCGGGAAGCCAGCTTTTTGCGAAAGGGCAAGCGAAGAGCTTTGAGGAGGCGACAGATATTGCTGTCGAATCCTTGCGTAGACAGATTAATAAACATAAAACAAAGACAAAAAATACAGTTATCAATGGACGTAATGAAGTTCTTACCCTAGAGGAAGAAGAAGAGGAAGAATACGATTAA
- a CDS encoding DUF6686 family protein: MIREIEMSKLVCPLANVEEVFSTTAGTVYQCSRKNCFWLEYNNETTSFSVSDFLKFKKRIDAIDVEHMLHDTTRSSDFEIIMPFRTERCFILAVEDVLQLRELLDGAKFMMELNSVVRTCLQVSPFAVFA; encoded by the coding sequence ATGATAAGAGAAATAGAAATGTCAAAATTGGTTTGTCCGTTAGCAAATGTTGAGGAAGTTTTTTCAACCACAGCAGGTACAGTTTATCAATGTAGCCGCAAAAATTGTTTCTGGTTGGAGTATAATAATGAAACAACCTCTTTCTCGGTATCGGATTTTTTGAAGTTTAAGAAACGTATCGATGCGATTGATGTTGAGCACATGCTTCACGACACAACACGTTCATCGGATTTTGAAATCATTATGCCTTTCCGTACGGAAAGATGTTTCATCTTAGCTGTAGAGGATGTCCTTCAATTGCGCGAATTGTTAGATGGCGCTAAATTTATGATGGAATTGAATAGCGTCGTCAGAACTTGTTTGCAGGTTTCGCCATTTGCAGTTTTTGCATAA